In Miscanthus floridulus cultivar M001 chromosome 8, ASM1932011v1, whole genome shotgun sequence, the sequence ATACCATTGTCAATGTTTTACCTAACATAGCTACTGTGCCTAACAGGGTCAATCCATCAAGGACACGCGCAGTGAAACCTTGCTCAGCTGGCGACCGCCCAGGAATTTCTGTTAAATGCAACTTGGGGTGGTCTTCTCAAACATCTCCTGACTTGAGGCATCACTTTAGAGGATATTCATCAGCATCAGAGGCAGTTCTTACCGCCCAATCAGATTTGAGAAAACTTCTTGTTGGCAATGAAAAAATTGGTGTTCTCTTGCTGAATCTTGGGGGCCCAGAGACTCTTGACGATGTGCAGCCTTTCTTGTTTAATCTTTTTGCAGATCCGGTAATTAACATACTGCAAAGCAACATTAGCTTATAAGTTTTTGACTTGCAATATTTTTTTCATACTATTATTGCCTTGCAGATTTACCAAAAAAATAATTAATGCTCAGTTACTTAAATCTTCACGGGAATTTGCACCAAGTTCAATATATTGCTGATATGCAGAGAGTCCAGCAATATAATACTGTTTTTGTGCAAATGCCACACTTATTTGTATTCATTAATCAACATTGAGCCTAGCTTTGTAACATCATTTTTATGAATGTTTGAGATAGAAAGATGGATGCAAAGACAGAGTCGATGCTTATTACTACATCTTAATGCAGGTCTTTTCCTTCTAATTATGTATCCCATGATGCATGATCGCAGGACATTATCCGTCTTCCTAGGCTCTTTCGCTTTCTGCAGAAGCCACTTGCAAAATTCATATCGGTAGTGAGAGCACCAAAGAGTAAGGAAGGTTATGCATCCATAGGTGGCGGTTCTCCTCTCCGACAAATTACTGACGCACAGGTATATTGTGTTTTTTGTGGTCTATCTAATTTAAAATTGCCAATTGGCATGACTGCCATTCATTGAATCTTAGCACTCTGGATTTTCCGTTACCTAGCGTCAGAGAGGACACAAGTGCGTCATGGGAAAACTAATTTTCTTTTGATTAATTCCATAGCCAGTATTCTTGTCACATGACGAATTAAGCCATCCATTAGTGTCACATGGGGTTTTCGTGGAACTTCAAATAATCGCATGCTGCTTCTCACTTGGTTGACAAATGATTCTCCCAGCAATTGGGTTGATATTGTGATGACTCGTAGGTTAGGTCTAGGAAATGCCCTCGCGATCTTAGACAATGAGATGACACAGAATTGCATTTGCTGTTTCACCTATGCTTCATTGCCACTACGGTGATCCTATGCTGTGAAAACAGTATTTGTGGTTTTAGTATCGTTCTGGTCATTTATCTTTTACATTGGACAACGATAGGATTAGAATGTGAATGGATGCTGCTATATTACTTTATTAAAATTAGTAGTTTAGAGAATAATTAATGATTTCCCCACTTGTCGTAAAATGTCTAAAATATGTCTAAAGCTGCACTATGAGCTCCCATTTGATGGCTTTTATGAATTGTGCAGGCTGAAGCACTGAGGGAGGCATTATGTGGAAAAGATGTTCCTGCCAAGGTGTATGTTGGAATGCGGTATTGGCATCCCTTCACTGAAGAAGCCATAGAACAAGTAGGGGCTTGGCATATACCCAAAATACTTCTGTGTTCTGTTGATTTTTCAGGTTTTTTTTAATCATCTTAGAGCGAAATTCTACTTGTAAATTTCCATTGTTCTTTAGTAATGCAAGCCATAAAATCAATCAAGTGCATTGAGTTGAACACTTTCTAATTAGATCTTTGTAGAAAGTAGAAACATTTTTCCATAGTAGCATTTGCAGAAGAATATGAGTCCAGATTGCAGTTTCAATAGTTGCATGAACCATTTGCAGCATGAATGCTATTCTATTCTAGATACGAAACCATTAGATAATTATGGTATTGTATTCATGACACCATTTGCTATTCTAGACATACAAATAGGTACTTTCTGGTGGTTCAGTGTTCATATTTGATATATATCTATTTGAAAAATACATTTGTGAACTCACTAATTTTGTTCTTGTTGCATTCTAGATAAAACGGGATGGAATCACAAAACTTGTTGTGTTGCCTCTATACCCTCAGTTCTCCATATCAACTAGTGGTTCAAGTCTCCGTTTATTGGAGAGCATATTCAGGTATATTTGGAATTACGGATACCTGTATTCTGATGCTTAGAAAATTGATACTTATGTGCTTATGTCACTTTCAATTTCCTGTAGAGAGGATGAATATCTTGTGAATATGCAACATACAGTTATACCTTCCTGGTATCAACGTGAAGGATATATCAAGTCTATGGCAACTTTGATTGAGAACGAATTGACAAAATTTCCAGAACCCCAAAAGGTAAGACGAGCCATGACTTTGAGCACTTGTGGTTCTCTCTTGAGCCAAAAAGGTAGGAGGTTATTGGACTTGGTGGACATTTACTTTATGTGCTACAAGTCATTATACAAGGCTATCTCTTGTGTGGAAGAGTATATGCAATGTTTTTTCTCTCTTATTCTTCAAACAAAGCACAATTCCATTTCCACCAAGCTTCCAATGCTTGCAAAAGGCTCTCAGTACTGCTAAAAGGGCTGGAATATATTATCTTAAAAGAGAAAAAGGGCAGAGGGCTTGACTTCTTTAGACACCAAGAAATTGTCTCTTCTAAAAATTTCTTTTCTCTGGGGAATATTTCCTCAAATAATGTGGTAATGTTGGAGTGAGGATGGCTTCTAGTAACAAGAAATATTGTCCAGAATCATTTTGATTTTGCATCCATTTGCCATCGAAACCTAGGTACATCTAATTTGAGAAATCCATTTGCAGGTTATGATATTTTTCAGTGCTCATGGAGTTCCTCTGGCATATGTTGAAGAAGCTGGTGATCCATATAAAGCAGAAATGGAAGAGTGTGTCGATCTTATCATGGAAGAACTGGAAAAAAGAGGAACAACAAATCCATGCACACTTGCTTATCAGGTCAGTGCAGATCTCTCACTGTAATGGCATTAGCCAAATATGGTGGTTGCTCTTCTTTTACTAATTGATGTTCTGAATCGACAGAGCCGAGTTGGACCAGTGGAATGGCTGAAACCGTACACTGATGAGACAATTATTGAGCTTGGGCAGAAAGGGGTAAAGAGCCTGCTTGCTGTTCCCATTAGGTATTATTTCTCTCAACTTAGCTCCTGTTATCTCTGATTGAAGTGGTGTTCTGTCTGTGCTACACTTCTTATAACCTTCACATCTGTCATCTTGCTGCTGATTGTTCTCTCCCACCAATTTAACTCAGATAATCTTCCTTTTTTCTCATGGTCTTCCCTGTTCAGTTTTGTCAGCGAACACATTGAAACTTTGGAAGAAATCGATGTGGAGTACAAAGAGTTGGCTTTAGAATCTGGCATCAAGCACTGGGGACGAGTTCCAGCATTAGGTTGCGAACCCACATTCATTTCGGATCTTGCTGATGCTGTTATTGAAAGCCTTCCTTATGTTGGTGCAATGGCAGTTTCCAATCTTGAGGCTCGGCAGGTAACAACTAGCACATGGCAAATAAAATTCTCTCTCTCTAATTCATGATTGATCAAAAGAATATTGCTATTTCCAGATGCTTTGTGTATTGGTGTTTCATGTTTGTGCTTAACTTAATGGTGACTTCAACTATGCATGTGTTTTATAATAAAATAACAATATGTTCAGAGTTCAGATGGTACCTCAGTTAAATGGAAGCTAAGATTGAGTTTACCCGCTTTTCCAAGTTATTGGCCAACACATTGAGATTGCATTTAACCATATACTCACATAATAAGACTAGCTTCGTTGGATAGTTGCACTAAGATGAAAAGAGGACTAGTTTTAGGACAAGCTGGTTTGTTCTTCTGGGAAAAAAAGAATAGGTACAAGTTGCGTATTTCTGTGTATAAAAGAAAGAGATACCACAAAATCATCTGTTTGATGACAGTGCACCCGCCATTTTGCACCCCTCCCCCCAcacacaccaaaaaaaaaaaacacccatCCACCCCACAAAAAAAGGACATGCATTTGGACAGGATCACACGTCCAGCACCTTACAAGATTGCCTTGCAACTTGCCCATCTCAAGAAAGAATCCTGCTATTCTTGAATGAATAATATATGAGATGTGAATAATACGTTaggtcaccctgttcgcttgggcttgtttggcttataagccgtactttttcagccaacgaacattatttttctctcacaccaaatcagccaacagtactttcagccatggtttatcagccaaacaagcccaagcgaacagggcgatgtCCTGTGAGCTGAAATAGGTTAAATTATTTCCAAATTCAATGATACGATGCGGCATCATTTAGCTCACATCATACCCGCTCTATTGTAACCCAATTTGCTCGAGTTTGAAGTGATGTGGGGTGGTTTTGCATTTGCAGTCTCTCGTACCCCTCGGGAGCGTGGAGGAGCTGCTAGCAGCATACGACTCGAAGCGCGATGAGCTCCCCCCTCCGGTGATCGTGTGGGAGTGGGGCTGGACGAAGAGCGCAGAGACCTGGAATGGCCGTGCTGCGATGCTGGCCGTGCTGGCTCTCCTGGTGCTGGAAGTGACCACCGGCAAAGGGTTCCTGCATCAATGGGGAATCCTGCCCCTGTTCCACTGAGCCGACAATTCTGTTCATGATCGGGTCATAATTTTTCTGCATCCGAAGGACGTTCTGAACTTTTGATGCTGTATATGAATCGATTTGCCTTCAATCGTCGGGGAGAAAAAGAGGAGAAAATGGTAAAATATGGACAGAACTCGACGGTATATATCATGTTAATACTGTACCTACCTATGGGACATGAAATAGGGCTCTCAGACATGCGCAATGGAAATTGGAATACACACAAACCTACCACGCCCCATGCTGCACAAACTCCTGCTGCTACTAGTAGTACCCAGATCCTCTGTTGTCTGTTCATAAGTGGATGTGCGTTGCTTTTAGAGAATAATCATATGAGCGGATGAGCATCTGCATAGTGCATATCAATCCAGCTCAATAATTTCAGGGTTAGCTCAAGCAGATTATTTTTTGGGTTGGTGGATCATGGGTTTCTGAAGGTACAATTGTCATAACTCTCATCCGCACGCAAAGCCTTCGGAGCTGTCGTGGTCCAGTCATACCAAGTGGAAAAATGAATAGGAAAAGTTTGGTAAGATAAAAATAAATGCACGGTTTTCTGGATCAAGAATTATATTAATCTCTTCTAAAAAAAGATGTACAGTTCCTCTAAAAATAATAGTTACAGGCTACAGCAATCGCCTCCAAAAATATGCCCTCTTTGGGGGAAAAATGGTTTTAAAACATGAGAATAAGAAAAGTATAGGAATGATATGTCCTAACACTTCAAATTCTTTGAGATTTTAGAATAAAAGAAAGTTTAGAAAGATACCTTTGTAAGCaatgtagaaaaaaaaacataggaAACAAAAATAATAAGGTCAAAGAAATGGAGCTCATCTTTAGACCCCTTTGCAACAAAGAAAAAACTGAGGTGTTCTAAAGGTCTGAAATCCTATAGGAAAATTTTCTATAAACCTTGGAACAATGGATTGGGTTCCTACAAATTCTATGAAATTCCTACAAAATGACTTGTCTCTAAGGATTTTTAGAGAAATTTTACCATGAGATTGAGTTTTCTTTGATCACTCTCTCATTGAGCTCCTGTGTTTTTTCTACACTCCATCCATCTAAGGCCTTCTTTGGATGcatatgtattcatctcaatccatatgTATTGCAGTTGTTTGCGGTGGAATTTAAACTAAATTTCACCTCAATCTACTCCAACACACGTGTTAAATTTCACCCCAAACAACTCCAACACACATTAATTGAGTTAAATACATATGCATCCAAACAAAGTctatagggcctgtttggatccattagctAGCTGCTAGCTACTAGCTAATTTTTAGTAGGGAGTTGGTTGGATCCACCTGGtaataggtggttggatagtGAATTGAAGGTGTATATGAACTATtagcaccttgtcggggttgaaACCCCGAGGTGTCTCAGGGCACCGATTAGTCAGCAGGCCACACGGCCCACAACTCACCAGTCAGTGAAGGTCCGAACAACCGAGGCCCAACTAAGCCGAATGCATCAAGGCTAAGGTCAACCACGACCCCTCCTCCAGCCTTGATCGCACGACGCTCACACACGACCTCTCCCTCATCGCGACCCCTAAGAGGGATGGAAGAGGTCGAGCCCCGCCAGGCGCGCCTGCTCTGATAGGAACGAGCATGCCATACTGACCCcacaaggaccaaggggacaacAGTCACCCTGGTCCGGTCAGATGCTAGCCCTGTGCCACAAATATcgaacaagacaacaccgccatGAGACGGTGATGACATGCACGAGGACCACCGGCCAGATACAGGACAAGACACATGAACGATCTCACCCAAtacgggatgggatccacaaCAGGGGCCTTGACTTAAAGGCCACCCGGACCGATGAGAGCCATGACCCCAATGATTGGGATCATGGCCCTCAGCTCCTCAGCGACGACTAAGTGATCGACGACCCAGGGTAGCTACCTAATGTGGGTATGACGAAGGCCACGACGGACACCGTGTTGCACGGGACGGCTGACGAACCACCATCGAGGCTACAATACTACCACGGTCAGCATAGTAGCGCCACATCATATCCTTCCACAACGTGGCC encodes:
- the LOC136473887 gene encoding ferrochelatase-2, chloroplastic-like, producing the protein MWSSSQASTRGVVDMGRVEAGPSHFPKRPAPRNSARVNPSRTRAVKPCSAGDRPGISVKCNLGWSSQTSPDLRHHFRGYSSASEAVLTAQSDLRKLLVGNEKIGVLLLNLGGPETLDDVQPFLFNLFADPDIIRLPRLFRFLQKPLAKFISVVRAPKSKEGYASIGGGSPLRQITDAQAEALREALCGKDVPAKVYVGMRYWHPFTEEAIEQIKRDGITKLVVLPLYPQFSISTSGSSLRLLESIFREDEYLVNMQHTVIPSWYQREGYIKSMATLIENELTKFPEPQKVMIFFSAHGVPLAYVEEAGDPYKAEMEECVDLIMEELEKRGTTNPCTLAYQSRVGPVEWLKPYTDETIIELGQKGVKSLLAVPISFVSEHIETLEEIDVEYKELALESGIKHWGRVPALGCEPTFISDLADAVIESLPYVGAMAVSNLEARQSLVPLGSVEELLAAYDSKRDELPPPVIVWEWGWTKSAETWNGRAAMLAVLALLVLEVTTGKGFLHQWGILPLFH